One region of Haloprofundus salilacus genomic DNA includes:
- a CDS encoding O-acetylhomoserine aminocarboxypropyltransferase/cysteine synthase family protein, translating into MTRGFRTRSLHAGHAPDPSTGARAPPIYQTTSYVFDDADRAADLYALDAEGDVYSRISNPTVRILEQRLADLEGGTGAVATASGMAAFDSATSILASAGDNVVASADAYGGTSAYLSKMASRRGIETRTVETLDYDAYAEAIDEKTAYVHVETIANPSLVTPEFERVANIAHDHGAPLFVDNTFATPALCRPLEHGADIVWESTTKWLHGSGTTVGGILVDGGSFPWADHADKYPELAGENPAFGVDFSERFGDRAFATAARQRAVRSLGNQQSPFDAWQTLQGLETLPLRMDRHCENARIVAEYLADHDDVAWVTYPGLDSHPTHDNAARYLADFGGMVTFGLEGGYEASKRFCEETELASFLANIGDAKTLVIHPASTTHAQLSEDEQRAAGVRPDMLRFSVGIEDPEDILADVERGIDRATRATGGT; encoded by the coding sequence ATGACTCGCGGCTTCAGAACCCGGAGCCTCCACGCCGGGCACGCGCCGGACCCCTCGACAGGCGCGCGAGCGCCGCCTATCTACCAGACTACGTCGTACGTCTTCGACGACGCCGACCGCGCGGCCGACCTTTACGCGCTCGACGCGGAGGGCGACGTCTACTCGCGTATCTCCAATCCCACGGTACGAATCCTCGAACAGCGCCTCGCCGACCTCGAAGGCGGTACCGGCGCCGTCGCCACCGCCTCGGGGATGGCGGCGTTCGACAGCGCGACGAGTATTCTGGCCTCGGCGGGCGACAACGTTGTCGCCAGCGCCGACGCCTACGGCGGCACGAGCGCCTACCTCTCGAAGATGGCCAGTCGCCGGGGAATCGAGACCCGGACCGTCGAGACGCTGGATTACGACGCGTACGCCGAGGCCATCGACGAAAAGACAGCATATGTCCACGTCGAGACCATCGCCAACCCGTCGCTCGTCACGCCGGAGTTCGAGCGGGTCGCCAACATCGCCCACGACCACGGCGCGCCGCTGTTCGTCGACAACACCTTTGCGACGCCGGCGCTCTGTCGCCCACTCGAACACGGCGCGGACATCGTCTGGGAGTCGACGACGAAGTGGCTTCACGGCTCCGGCACCACGGTCGGTGGTATCCTCGTCGACGGAGGGTCGTTCCCGTGGGCCGACCACGCCGACAAATACCCGGAACTCGCGGGCGAGAACCCGGCGTTCGGCGTCGACTTCTCCGAGCGCTTCGGCGACCGGGCGTTCGCGACCGCGGCGCGTCAGCGCGCCGTCCGGAGCCTCGGCAACCAGCAGTCGCCGTTCGACGCGTGGCAGACGCTGCAGGGACTCGAAACTCTTCCCCTGCGAATGGACCGCCACTGCGAGAACGCCCGCATCGTCGCCGAGTACCTCGCCGACCACGACGACGTCGCGTGGGTGACGTATCCGGGTCTCGACTCTCACCCGACGCACGACAACGCCGCCCGGTATCTCGCCGACTTCGGCGGAATGGTCACCTTCGGTCTCGAAGGCGGCTACGAGGCGAGCAAGCGGTTCTGCGAGGAGACGGAACTCGCCTCCTTCCTCGCGAACATCGGCGACGCGAAGACGCTCGTCATCCACCCCGCCTCGACGACCCACGCCCAGTTGAGCGAGGACGAGCAACGCGCGGCGGGCGTCCGCCCCGACATGCTGCGCTTCTCGGTCGGCATCGAGGACCCAGAGGACAT